One Helicobacter pylori NQ4053 genomic region harbors:
- a CDS encoding ABC transporter ATP-binding protein — translation MSVIIAANNLCLQYQQNEPVIKHANLRIKRKDFVFISGPSGSGKSTLLRSFYGDLKLFSGKLEVCNINMSNASKSTILDLRKNIGVVFQDYKLIQDYTIEQNIKLPMVICGVKKEECHLQLEKLLGHIDLRHKANRYPKELSGGEQQRVAMARAMANCPELILADEPTGNLDDYSSDKIWSLLRGMNTQLNATIVVVTHKFPKNFSAYHRKFYIEEGEVYEYS, via the coding sequence ATGAGTGTGATCATCGCAGCGAACAATCTATGCTTACAATACCAGCAAAACGAACCGGTCATTAAGCATGCTAATTTGCGCATCAAACGCAAGGATTTTGTGTTCATTTCAGGGCCTAGCGGGAGCGGTAAAAGCACGCTTTTGCGATCGTTTTATGGGGATTTAAAACTTTTTAGCGGTAAATTAGAAGTTTGCAATATCAACATGAGTAACGCTTCAAAATCAACGATTTTAGATTTGCGTAAAAATATTGGCGTGGTTTTCCAAGATTATAAATTGATCCAAGATTATACGATTGAGCAAAACATCAAACTACCTATGGTGATTTGCGGCGTTAAAAAAGAAGAATGCCACTTGCAGCTAGAAAAACTTTTAGGGCATATTGATTTACGCCATAAGGCTAACCGCTACCCCAAAGAACTCAGTGGGGGCGAACAACAGCGAGTGGCTATGGCTAGGGCTATGGCGAACTGCCCTGAACTCATTTTAGCCGATGAGCCTACCGGGAATTTAGACGATTATTCTAGCGATAAAATCTGGAGCCTATTAAGGGGCATGAACACGCAATTAAACGCTACGATCGTGGTGGTTACGCACAAATTCCCTAAAAATTTTAGCGCTTATCACCGAAAATTTTACATAGAAGAGGGGGAAGTTTATGAATACTCTTAA
- the fliD gene encoding flagellar filament capping protein FliD — protein sequence MAIGSLSSLGLGSKVLNYDVIDKLKDADEKALIAPLDKKMEQNVEKQKALVEIKTLLSSLKGPVKTLSDYSTYISRKSNVTGDALSASVGAGVPIQDIKVDVQNLAQGDINELGAKFSSRDDIFSQVDTTLKFYTQNKDYAVDIKAGMTLGDVAQSITDATNGEVMGIVMKTGGNDPYQLMVNTKNTGEDNRVYFGSHLQSTLTNKNALSLGVDGSGKSEVSLNLKGADGNMHEVPIMLELPESASIKQKNTAIQKAMEQALENDPNFKDLIANGDISIDTLHGGESLIINDRRGGNIEVKGSKAKELGFLQTATQESDLLKSSRTIKEGKLEGVISLNGQKLDLKALTKEGNTSEENTDAIVQAINSKEGLSAFKNAEDKLVINSKTGMLTIKGEDALGKNSLKDLGLSAGMVQSYEASQNTLFMSKNLQKASDSEFTYNGVSITRPTNEVNDVISGVNITLEQTTEPNKPAIISVSRDNQAIIDSLTEFVKAYNELIPKLDEDTRYDADTKIAGIFNGVGDIRAIRSSLNNVFSYSVHTDNGVESLMKYGLSLDDKGVMSLDEAKLSSALNSNPKATQDFFYGSDSKDMGGREIHQEGIFSKFNQVIANLIDGGNAKLKIYEDSLDRDAKSLTKDKENAQELLKTRYNIMAERFAAYDSQISKANQKFNSVQMMIDQAAAKKN from the coding sequence ATGGCAATAGGTTCATTAAGCTCATTAGGGCTTGGCAGTAAGGTTTTGAATTACGATGTGATTGACAAGCTTAAGGATGCTGATGAAAAAGCTTTAATCGCCCCACTAGACAAGAAAATGGAGCAAAATGTTGAAAAACAAAAAGCCCTTGTAGAAATTAAAACGCTCCTTTCATCTCTAAAAGGCCCGGTTAAAACGCTTTCAGATTATTCCACTTATATCAGCCGAAAAAGCAATGTTACAGGCGATGCGTTGAGCGCGAGCGTGGGGGCTGGCGTGCCTATTCAAGACATTAAAGTGGATGTGCAAAATTTAGCGCAAGGCGATATTAACGAATTAGGGGCGAAATTTTCTTCAAGAGATGATATTTTTAGCCAAGTGGATACCACGCTCAAGTTTTACACGCAAAACAAGGACTACGCCGTTGATATTAAAGCAGGAATGACTTTAGGCGATGTGGCTCAAAGCATCACGGACGCTACCAATGGCGAAGTGATGGGCATTGTGATGAAAACAGGAGGGAATGACCCCTACCAATTAATGGTGAATACCAAAAACACCGGCGAAGACAATCGAGTCTATTTTGGCTCACACCTCCAATCCACGCTCACTAATAAAAACGCCCTTTCTTTAGGGGTTGATGGAAGCGGAAAGAGTGAAGTGAGTTTGAATTTAAAGGGGGCTGATGGGAACATGCATGAAGTCCCTATCATGCTAGAACTCCCTGAAAGTGCTTCTATCAAACAAAAAAACACAGCGATCCAAAAAGCGATGGAGCAGGCTTTAGAAAATGACCCTAATTTTAAAGATTTGATCGCTAATGGGGATATTTCCATAGACACTCTTCATGGGGGGGAATCTTTAATCATTAATGACAGGCGTGGGGGAAACATTGAAGTTAAAGGGAGCAAGGCTAAAGAGCTTGGGTTTTTGCAAACCGCCACCCAAGAAAGCGATTTATTAAAAAGCTCTCGCACGATAAAAGAGGGTAAATTAGAAGGGGTAATTAGCTTGAATGGTCAAAAACTAGATTTAAAAGCCTTAACCAAAGAGGGCAACACCAGCGAAGAAAACACAGACGCTATCGTTCAAGCGATCAATTCCAAAGAAGGCTTGAGTGCATTTAAGAACGCCGAAGACAAGCTTGTGATCAATTCTAAAACCGGAATGCTAACGATTAAGGGCGAGGACGCTTTAGGCAAGAATAGTTTGAAAGATTTGGGTTTGAGTGCTGGCATGGTGCAATCCTATGAAGCTTCACAAAACACGCTTTTTATGTCTAAAAATTTACAAAAAGCGAGCGATTCAGAATTCACTTATAATGGGGTGAGCATCACACGCCCCACTAATGAGGTCAATGATGTGATTAGCGGGGTTAATATCACTTTAGAGCAAACCACAGAGCCTAATAAACCTGCCATTATCAGCGTGAGCAGGGACAATCAAGCCATTATAGACAGCCTTACTGAATTTGTCAAAGCCTATAACGAGCTTATCCCTAAACTAGACGAAGACACTCGTTATGACGCTGACACTAAAATCGCCGGGATTTTTAACGGCGTGGGCGATATTCGCGCGATTCGATCTTCTCTTAATAATGTGTTTTCTTATAGCGTACATACGGATAATGGGGTAGAAAGCTTGATGAAATACGGGCTTAGTTTAGACGATAAGGGCGTGATGAGTTTGGATGAGGCTAAATTGAGTAGTGCCTTAAATTCTAACCCTAAAGCGACTCAAGATTTTTTCTATGGGAGCGATAGCAAGGATATGGGAGGCAGAGAAATCCACCAAGAGGGCATTTTTTCTAAATTCAATCAAGTCATCGCCAATCTCATAGATGGAGGGAACGCTAAATTAAAAATTTATGAAGATTCCCTAGACAGAGACGCTAAAAGCTTGACCAAAGACAAAGAAAACGCTCAAGAGCTTTTAAAAACCCGCTACAACATCATGGCGGAGCGCTTTGCCGCTTATGATAGCCAAATCTCTAAAGCGAATCAAAAATTCAATTCCGTGCAAATGATGATCGATCAAGCGGCGGCTAAAAAGAATTAA
- the fliS gene encoding flagellar export chaperone FliS: protein MQYANAYQAYQHNRVSVESPAKLIEMLYEGILRFSSQAKRCIENEDIEKKIYYINRVTDIFTELLNILDYEKGGEVAVYLTGLYTHQIKVLTQANVENDASKIDLVLNVARGLLEAWREIHSDELA, encoded by the coding sequence ATGCAATACGCTAACGCTTATCAAGCCTACCAGCATAACCGAGTGAGTGTGGAATCCCCGGCAAAACTCATTGAAATGCTTTATGAAGGGATTTTGAGATTTTCCTCGCAAGCCAAACGCTGTATTGAAAATGAAGACATTGAAAAAAAGATTTATTATATTAACAGGGTTACGGATATTTTCACGGAATTGTTGAATATTTTGGACTATGAAAAAGGGGGGGAAGTGGCGGTGTATCTTACAGGCTTATACACCCATCAAATCAAAGTTTTAACGCAAGCCAATGTGGAAAATGATGCGAGTAAGATTGATTTGGTGTTGAATGTGGCTAGGGGGTTGTTAGAAGCTTGGAGGGAAATCCATTCAGATGAACTCGCCTAA
- a CDS encoding FlaG family protein, translating into MVNEVQGIGIPTSHTSVQTTPIKEISRANTINTIDESKTTIDHDQYKPKLELLSERLNEEMKRIGTDINFSYNDTIKGLVVSVKDANGDKVIREIPSKEAVELMQRMRDVIGIIFDKRG; encoded by the coding sequence ATGGTCAATGAAGTTCAAGGGATTGGGATTCCCACATCTCACACAAGCGTTCAAACAACCCCTATAAAAGAGATCAGTCGTGCAAATACTATAAACACTATTGATGAATCTAAGACAACAATAGACCATGATCAATACAAACCCAAACTAGAATTATTGAGCGAGCGTCTGAATGAAGAAATGAAACGCATTGGCACGGATATTAATTTTAGTTATAACGATACGATCAAGGGGTTAGTGGTTTCAGTCAAAGACGCTAATGGGGATAAGGTGATAAGAGAGATACCCTCTAAAGAAGCCGTGGAGCTTATGCAAAGAATGCGCGATGTGATAGGCATTATCTTTGATAAGAGAGGCTAA
- a CDS encoding murein hydrolase activator EnvC family protein, protein MYKLGVFLLATLLSANTQKVSDIAKDIQHKETLLKKTHEEKNQLNSRLSSLGEAIRSKELQKAEMERQMVALKKSLEKNRNESLAQEKVLTNYRKSLDHLQKQRSFLQKRVFDTLLEDFLFSQALKGQNLASSNDVILQVAFENLHQSTLSKMSQLSQEEKELNVQALKVKSSIQKISSVIDEQKTREVTLKSLQTEQNKLILSMQKDYAIYNQRLTLLEKERQNLNALLKRLNIIKQNRENEERVSLKKSSQALEVKQVASSYQNINTTSYNGPKTIAPLNDYEVVQKFGPYIDPVYNLKIFSESITLVSKTPNALVRNVLDGKIVFAKEINMLKKVVIIEHKNGIRTIYSQLDKIAPTIKSGMRIQKGYVLGRIDQRLGFEVTMREKHINPLELIARN, encoded by the coding sequence ATGTATAAATTAGGGGTGTTTTTATTAGCCACCTTACTATCAGCTAACACGCAAAAAGTGAGCGATATTGCTAAAGATATCCAGCATAAAGAAACCCTTTTGAAAAAAACCCATGAAGAAAAAAACCAACTAAACAGTCGTTTGAGTTCTTTAGGCGAAGCGATCCGCTCTAAAGAGCTTCAAAAAGCTGAGATGGAGCGCCAAATGGTCGCTTTAAAAAAGAGTCTTGAAAAAAATCGTAACGAAAGTTTGGCGCAAGAAAAAGTCCTAACCAACTACCGCAAGTCTTTAGATCATTTGCAAAAACAACGATCATTTTTACAAAAGAGAGTGTTTGATACGCTTTTAGAGGATTTTCTTTTTTCACAAGCCCTAAAGGGGCAGAATTTAGCCTCTTCTAATGATGTGATTTTACAAGTAGCGTTTGAAAACTTGCACCAAAGCACTCTGTCTAAAATGTCGCAACTGAGCCAAGAAGAAAAAGAACTCAATGTGCAAGCTTTAAAAGTCAAAAGCAGCATTCAAAAAATCTCCTCTGTCATAGATGAGCAAAAAACTCGTGAAGTAACCTTAAAATCCTTGCAAACCGAACAAAATAAACTCATTTTGAGCATGCAAAAAGATTATGCGATCTATAACCAACGGCTAACCCTTTTAGAAAAAGAGCGCCAGAACTTGAACGCTCTTTTAAAACGCTTGAATATCATCAAACAAAATAGAGAAAATGAAGAGAGGGTCAGTTTGAAAAAATCTTCTCAAGCCTTAGAAGTCAAACAAGTGGCGAGCTCTTATCAAAATATCAACACCACGAGCTATAACGGGCCAAAAACGATCGCTCCTTTGAACGATTATGAAGTGGTGCAAAAATTTGGCCCCTATATTGACCCGGTTTATAATTTAAAAATTTTTAGCGAGTCTATCACGCTGGTATCAAAAACCCCAAACGCTTTGGTGCGTAATGTTTTAGATGGGAAAATCGTGTTCGCTAAAGAAATCAACATGCTTAAAAAAGTCGTTATCATTGAGCATAAAAACGGCATCCGCACGATTTATTCTCAACTAGATAAAATCGCCCCCACCATTAAAAGCGGCATGCGCATCCAAAAAGGCTATGTTTTAGGGCGCATTGATCAACGCTTGGGCTTTGAAGTTACCATGAGAGAAAAGCACATTAACCCCTTAGAACTCATCGCACGCAATTAA